One genomic window of Bradyrhizobium sp. B124 includes the following:
- a CDS encoding MerR family transcriptional regulator: protein MKIGELARESGLAPSRIRFYEREGLIGSIDRGLNGYRQYSRGTRHVLEIIVMAQQAGFSLDEIRNLLPPHGKGDWSRDRLVAALKAKVVEVAALQRRLAETQAGLEAVIARIEATPPGGDCFENAEAVLADLREQAKAG, encoded by the coding sequence GTGAAGATCGGGGAACTGGCTCGGGAGTCTGGCCTGGCGCCGTCGCGCATCCGCTTCTATGAGCGAGAGGGCCTGATCGGGTCGATCGATCGCGGCTTGAATGGCTATCGGCAGTATTCGCGCGGAACCAGGCACGTCCTCGAGATCATCGTGATGGCCCAGCAGGCCGGATTTTCGCTCGACGAGATCCGGAACCTGCTGCCGCCGCACGGCAAGGGAGACTGGAGCCGCGACAGACTGGTGGCCGCGCTCAAGGCCAAGGTGGTCGAGGTCGCAGCCTTGCAGCGCCGATTGGCTGAAACCCAGGCCGGGCTCGAGGCCGTGATCGCCCGGATCGAAGCCACGCCGCCGGGCGGCGATTGCTTCGAAAACGCCGAAGCTGTCTTGGCCGATCTCAGAGAACAGGCCAAAGCCGGTTGA
- a CDS encoding SGNH family hydrolase — MAKPKSFLRLFTEAGPLVVLTVALALLIGIAEPASAQFFGFPGFGGGPPQPQRRAPPQHGGGGGWFGGDFFAPFQQQPQSSQPQRPREDFSRAPPPAKREAAAERNVLVIGDAMADWLAYGLEDAYSDQPDMGVIRKHKTVSGLIRYQPKGDPADWAAAAKGILATENPDAIVVMLGLNDRTAIREPVAEKKVDKKDEKKDARAKPDAKPGDKPDAAAKTDGKTDGKTDSKADSKPADAELPADDADTDSQAAPEKTARSPNGLYDFRDDRWVELYGKKIEELINVLKSKGVPVLWVGLPAIRGQKGTSDMLFLDALYRDGAGKAGITYVDVWDGFVDEAGRFMPKGPDFEGQPRKLRSDDGVFFTKAGARKLAHYVEREVTRLLAVRTGPIALPSEPATPETSTEPGKPAPRPLAGPVLPLVASTVGTDQLLGGPGSRPAAVDALAARTLVKGEALAPPAGRADDFAWPRREMGREQAKGDVPVAATTPAAPAGGPANPPPSTTAIAPDGSIITAPKPPRRVFRPAQAQPQQQPQTQPWLRDIFGFGAPQQQRPLVAPPPRPPRNVGQRAAVPGNPWQ; from the coding sequence ATGGCGAAGCCGAAATCCTTCCTGCGCCTATTCACCGAAGCCGGTCCGCTGGTCGTGCTGACGGTAGCGCTTGCGCTGTTGATCGGCATTGCCGAGCCCGCCTCGGCGCAGTTCTTCGGCTTCCCTGGCTTCGGTGGCGGACCGCCGCAACCGCAGCGCCGCGCTCCGCCGCAGCACGGTGGCGGTGGCGGCTGGTTCGGGGGCGATTTCTTCGCGCCATTCCAGCAGCAGCCGCAATCATCACAGCCGCAGCGGCCGCGCGAGGATTTCTCGCGCGCGCCGCCGCCGGCGAAGCGCGAAGCCGCGGCCGAGCGCAACGTGCTGGTGATCGGCGACGCCATGGCCGACTGGCTCGCCTATGGCCTGGAAGATGCCTATTCCGACCAGCCCGACATGGGCGTGATCCGCAAGCACAAGACGGTCTCCGGCCTGATCCGCTATCAGCCCAAGGGCGATCCGGCGGATTGGGCGGCGGCCGCCAAGGGCATTCTCGCCACCGAGAACCCCGACGCCATTGTCGTGATGCTCGGCCTCAACGACCGCACCGCGATCCGCGAACCGGTCGCGGAGAAGAAGGTCGACAAGAAGGACGAGAAGAAAGACGCGCGCGCCAAGCCGGACGCCAAGCCCGGCGACAAGCCCGATGCCGCCGCCAAGACTGATGGCAAGACTGACGGCAAGACCGATAGCAAGGCGGACAGCAAGCCGGCCGATGCCGAGCTGCCAGCCGATGACGCCGACACGGACTCACAGGCCGCGCCGGAAAAGACCGCGCGCTCGCCCAATGGCCTCTATGACTTCCGCGACGACCGCTGGGTCGAGCTCTACGGCAAGAAGATCGAGGAGCTGATCAACGTGCTGAAGAGCAAGGGCGTGCCGGTGCTGTGGGTCGGCCTGCCCGCGATCCGCGGCCAGAAGGGCACGTCGGACATGCTGTTCCTCGACGCGCTCTATCGCGACGGTGCCGGCAAGGCCGGCATCACCTATGTCGACGTCTGGGACGGCTTTGTCGACGAGGCCGGCCGCTTCATGCCGAAGGGCCCGGACTTCGAAGGCCAGCCGCGCAAGCTGCGTTCCGATGACGGCGTGTTCTTCACCAAGGCCGGCGCGCGCAAGCTCGCGCATTATGTCGAGCGCGAGGTGACGCGCCTGCTCGCGGTGCGCACCGGTCCGATCGCGCTGCCGAGCGAACCGGCAACGCCCGAGACCAGCACCGAGCCCGGCAAGCCCGCGCCGCGGCCGCTGGCCGGCCCCGTGCTGCCGCTGGTCGCCTCCACGGTCGGCACCGATCAATTGCTCGGCGGCCCCGGATCGCGGCCTGCCGCGGTCGACGCGCTCGCCGCGCGCACGCTGGTGAAGGGCGAAGCGCTGGCGCCGCCGGCCGGCCGGGCCGATGATTTCGCCTGGCCGCGCCGCGAGATGGGGCGCGAGCAGGCCAAGGGCGACGTGCCGGTTGCCGCGACCACGCCGGCCGCCCCGGCGGGTGGCCCTGCGAATCCGCCGCCCTCGACCACAGCGATCGCGCCGGACGGCTCGATCATCACCGCGCCGAAGCCGCCAAGGCGCGTGTTCCGTCCGGCCCAGGCCCAGCCGCAACAGCAGCCGCAGACGCAGCCCTGGCTGCGTGACATCTTCGGATTCGGCGCGCCGCAGCAGCAGCGCCCGCTGGTCGCACCGCCACCGCGCCCGCCGCGCAATGTCGGACAGCGTGCCGCGGTGCCGGGGAATCCCTGGCAGTAG
- the katG gene encoding catalase/peroxidase HPI, with translation MDAKTDDGAGKCPFTGGPRGHANRDWWPETLDVQVLHHNSNLSDPMGKGFDYAKEFKSLDLNAVIKDLTALMTTSQEWWPADFGHYGGLMIRMAWHSAGTYRITDGRGGAGAGQQRFAPLNSWPDNANLDKARRLLWPIKQKYGRKISWADLMVLAGNVALESMGFKTFGFAGGRADVWEPEELYWGPEGTWLGDERYSGERQLSEPLGAVQMGLIYVNPEGPNGNPDPVAAAKDIRETFFRMAMNDEETVALIAGGHTFGKTHGAGDPSLVGPEPEGGAIEDQGLGWKSKFGTGVGADAITGGPEVTWTQTPTRWSNHFFENLFKYEWELTKSPAGAKQWKAKGADAVIPDAFDSSKKHVPTMLTTDLSLRFDPAYEKISRRFYEHPDQFADAFARAWFKLTHRDMGPIARYLGPLVPKETLIWQDPVPALDHAVIDDKDIEALKAKITASGLSVSELVSTAWASASTFRGSDKRGGANGARIRLAPQKDWDVNEPAQLKGVLSKLEAIQKEFGKKVSLADLIVLGGAAAIEKAAKDGGTIVKVPFTPGRTDATQDQTDVESFAPLEPRADGFRNYISGKHQFLQPEEALVDRAQLLRLTGPELTVLVGGLRVLGANAKKSKHGVFTGKPGTLTNDFFLNLLDMGTVWSDAGQGVYEGRDRKTKAVKWTGTRVDLIFGSHSQLRAFAEVYGSSDAKEQFVNDFVAAWAKVMNADRFDLAK, from the coding sequence ATGGACGCAAAAACCGACGACGGCGCGGGCAAATGCCCATTCACGGGCGGGCCCCGCGGGCACGCGAATCGCGACTGGTGGCCGGAGACGCTCGACGTTCAGGTGCTGCATCACAATTCCAACCTGTCCGATCCGATGGGCAAGGGCTTCGACTACGCCAAGGAATTCAAGTCCCTCGATCTCAACGCCGTGATCAAGGACCTCACGGCCCTGATGACGACGTCGCAGGAATGGTGGCCGGCCGACTTCGGCCATTACGGTGGCCTGATGATCCGCATGGCCTGGCACTCGGCGGGTACCTATCGTATCACCGACGGCCGTGGCGGCGCCGGTGCCGGTCAGCAGCGTTTCGCCCCGCTCAACAGCTGGCCCGATAACGCCAACCTCGACAAGGCGCGCCGGCTGCTGTGGCCGATCAAGCAGAAATACGGCCGCAAGATCTCCTGGGCCGACCTGATGGTCCTCGCCGGCAACGTCGCGCTGGAATCGATGGGCTTCAAGACGTTCGGGTTTGCCGGTGGCCGCGCCGACGTGTGGGAGCCGGAAGAACTGTACTGGGGTCCGGAAGGCACCTGGCTCGGCGACGAGCGCTACAGCGGCGAGCGCCAGCTCTCCGAGCCGCTCGGCGCGGTGCAGATGGGCCTGATCTACGTCAACCCGGAAGGCCCGAACGGCAATCCGGACCCGGTTGCCGCCGCGAAGGACATCCGCGAGACGTTCTTCCGCATGGCGATGAACGACGAGGAGACGGTTGCGCTGATCGCCGGTGGCCACACCTTCGGCAAGACCCACGGTGCGGGCGATCCGTCGTTGGTCGGTCCGGAGCCGGAAGGTGGCGCGATCGAGGATCAGGGCTTGGGGTGGAAGAGCAAGTTCGGCACCGGCGTCGGCGCTGACGCGATCACCGGCGGTCCCGAGGTGACCTGGACCCAGACCCCGACCAGGTGGAGCAACCACTTCTTCGAGAACCTGTTCAAGTACGAATGGGAGCTGACGAAGAGCCCGGCGGGTGCGAAACAGTGGAAGGCAAAGGGCGCGGACGCCGTGATTCCGGACGCGTTCGATTCGTCGAAGAAGCATGTCCCGACCATGCTGACCACCGACCTGTCGCTGCGCTTCGATCCGGCCTACGAGAAGATCTCGCGCCGGTTCTATGAGCATCCGGATCAGTTCGCGGACGCCTTCGCCCGCGCCTGGTTCAAGCTCACGCACCGCGACATGGGTCCGATCGCGCGCTACCTCGGCCCGCTGGTGCCGAAGGAGACGTTGATCTGGCAGGATCCGGTGCCGGCGCTCGATCACGCTGTGATCGACGACAAGGATATCGAGGCGCTCAAGGCGAAGATAACAGCCTCGGGTCTCTCGGTCTCCGAACTGGTGTCGACTGCCTGGGCTTCGGCCTCCACGTTCCGCGGCTCCGACAAGCGCGGCGGCGCCAACGGCGCGCGCATCCGTCTTGCTCCGCAGAAGGACTGGGATGTCAACGAGCCGGCCCAGCTCAAGGGTGTGCTGTCCAAGCTCGAAGCCATCCAGAAAGAGTTCGGCAAGAAGGTCTCGCTCGCCGATCTGATCGTGCTTGGCGGCGCGGCTGCGATCGAGAAGGCGGCGAAGGACGGCGGCACCATTGTGAAGGTCCCCTTCACGCCGGGCCGCACCGATGCGACGCAGGATCAGACCGACGTCGAATCGTTCGCTCCGCTCGAGCCGCGGGCTGACGGCTTCCGCAACTACATCAGCGGCAAGCATCAGTTCCTGCAGCCCGAGGAGGCATTGGTCGACCGTGCGCAGCTCCTGCGGCTGACCGGACCGGAATTGACGGTCCTCGTCGGCGGCCTGCGCGTGCTCGGCGCCAATGCCAAGAAGTCGAAGCACGGCGTCTTCACCGGCAAGCCGGGGACGCTGACCAACGACTTCTTCCTCAACCTGCTCGACATGGGCACGGTGTGGAGCGATGCCGGCCAGGGCGTCTATGAGGGCCGCGACCGCAAGACCAAGGCGGTGAAGTGGACCGGCACCCGCGTCGACCTGATCTTCGGCTCGCACTCGCAGCTGCGCGCGTTCGCCGAAGTCTACGGCTCGTCGGATGCCAAGGAGCAGTTCGTGAACGACTTCGTCGCGGCCTGGGCCAAGGTGATGAACGCCGATCGCTTCGACCTCGCGAAGTAA
- a CDS encoding hydrogen peroxide-inducible genes activator, protein MINVTLRQLRYFDALAQHGHFGRAADACAVSQPALSMQIRELERAVGGVLIERNARQVTLTTFGEDLLHRVRDILRSVDELGDFARASRDKLAGRLRVGMIPTIAPYLLPRVIETLARLHPELDIHVRETLTPKLIKEVAEGRLDTAIVALPVHEPSLTEVALFSENFLLVRPGEDAKTPVPSAEMLREMRLLLLEEGHCFRDQALSFCNMQSSPPREVLDASSLSTLVQMVGAGIGVTLIPEMAVTVETRSAPVTVSRFKNPQPSRTIGMVWRKTSPLAAQLQQIAEVVSLAARELRAPKGDGAKEPMKRAGRRKVA, encoded by the coding sequence ATGATAAATGTCACACTCCGGCAACTGAGGTATTTCGATGCGCTGGCGCAGCACGGGCATTTCGGGCGCGCCGCGGATGCCTGCGCGGTGTCGCAGCCGGCGCTGTCGATGCAGATCCGCGAGTTGGAACGTGCGGTCGGCGGCGTGCTGATCGAACGCAATGCCCGGCAGGTCACCCTGACGACCTTCGGCGAGGACCTGCTGCATCGCGTGCGCGACATCTTGCGCTCGGTCGACGAGCTCGGCGACTTCGCGCGCGCCTCGCGCGACAAGCTCGCCGGGCGGCTGCGCGTCGGAATGATCCCAACCATTGCGCCATATCTGCTGCCGCGGGTGATCGAGACCCTGGCGCGGCTGCATCCCGAGCTCGACATCCATGTCCGCGAGACGCTGACGCCGAAGCTGATCAAGGAAGTCGCCGAGGGCCGGCTCGACACCGCGATCGTGGCGCTGCCGGTGCATGAACCGTCGCTGACCGAGGTCGCGCTGTTCTCCGAGAATTTCCTGCTGGTGCGGCCGGGCGAGGACGCCAAGACGCCGGTGCCGAGCGCCGAGATGCTGCGCGAGATGCGGCTGTTGCTGCTCGAGGAAGGCCATTGCTTCCGCGACCAGGCGCTGTCGTTCTGCAACATGCAATCCTCGCCGCCGCGCGAGGTGCTGGATGCGAGCTCGCTGTCGACGCTGGTGCAGATGGTCGGCGCCGGCATCGGCGTCACCCTGATCCCCGAGATGGCGGTGACGGTCGAGACGCGCTCCGCGCCCGTCACCGTCTCGCGCTTCAAGAACCCGCAGCCCTCGCGCACCATCGGCATGGTCTGGCGCAAGACCTCTCCGCTCGCCGCGCAGCTGCAGCAGATCGCCGAGGTGGTCAGCCTCGCCGCTCGCGAGCTTCGCGCACCGAAGGGTGATGGCGCGAAAGAGCCAATGAAACGGGCGGGGCGAAGGAAGGTGGCGTGA
- a CDS encoding PaaI family thioesterase translates to MTAKAADKLKSDGWKIADTTGFLTLIGPLWERLKDGAVELALITEDKHHNRRGLVQGGVIMTFADRACGMAARFVSGKPTLATVQLDTHFVEAGKIGEILTTRPRVVRSTRSLIFITAEVTVDKRCIAMANGVFKILKNES, encoded by the coding sequence ATGACAGCCAAGGCCGCGGACAAACTCAAATCCGACGGCTGGAAGATCGCCGACACCACGGGTTTCCTGACGCTGATCGGCCCGTTGTGGGAGCGATTGAAGGACGGTGCGGTCGAACTCGCGCTGATCACCGAAGACAAGCACCACAACCGTCGCGGCCTGGTGCAGGGCGGCGTGATCATGACCTTCGCCGACCGCGCCTGCGGCATGGCCGCGCGCTTCGTCTCGGGCAAGCCGACGCTTGCGACGGTGCAGCTCGACACCCATTTCGTCGAGGCCGGCAAGATCGGCGAGATCCTGACGACGCGGCCGCGCGTGGTACGCTCGACCCGCAGCCTGATCTTCATCACGGCCGAGGTGACCGTCGACAAGCGCTGCATCGCGATGGCCAATGGTGTGTTCAAGATCCTGAAGAACGAGAGTTGA
- a CDS encoding CsbD family protein: protein MDKDRILGTAKEFAGKAEGAVGDAAGDAQTQASGRAREAAGAVQDLYGQAKDAARDAADTAVNYAKDAYENRGETVRSGQRAMAQTVQDNPLGSLLIAGGIGFALALLMTRQPRRPPARWRYYG, encoded by the coding sequence ATGGACAAGGATCGGATTTTAGGAACGGCGAAGGAATTCGCAGGCAAGGCCGAGGGCGCCGTCGGCGATGCGGCCGGCGACGCACAGACCCAGGCGTCGGGCCGCGCGCGCGAGGCCGCAGGCGCGGTGCAGGATCTCTACGGCCAAGCCAAGGACGCGGCGCGCGACGCCGCCGACACCGCGGTGAACTACGCCAAGGATGCTTATGAGAACCGCGGCGAGACCGTTCGCAGCGGACAGAGGGCGATGGCGCAAACGGTGCAGGACAATCCGCTCGGTTCGCTCCTGATTGCCGGCGGCATCGGTTTTGCGCTGGCGCTGTTGATGACGCGCCAGCCGCGCCGCCCGCCGGCACGCTGGCGCTACTACGGTTGA
- a CDS encoding aldo/keto reductase, which yields MQYRQLGRSGLKVSPICLGTMMFGGPTDEATSSRIVAKAREAGINFIDSADAYNGGKSEEVVGRAISNSRSNWVLATKLANPIGDDPNHGGLSRRWVFQAADESLKRLGTDYIDVYYLHKEDHATPLDETVRAMGDLIRAGKVRYFGVSNYRAWRVAEICNICDRLGIDRPVASQPYYNAMNRMPEVEHFPACAYYGLGIVPYSPLARGVLTGKYAPDAAPPADTRAGRNDKRMMQTEWRPESLQLAQEIKCHAESHGITAGQFAVSWVLNSSFVSAVIAGPRTEAQWDDYIRALDYRFTAEDEALIDRLVVAGHPSTPGFNDPAYPIEGRRARTG from the coding sequence ATGCAATATCGCCAGCTCGGCCGCAGCGGCCTGAAGGTTTCGCCGATCTGCTTGGGCACCATGATGTTCGGCGGACCGACCGACGAAGCGACCTCGTCGCGGATCGTGGCGAAGGCGCGCGAGGCCGGCATCAACTTCATCGACAGCGCCGACGCCTATAATGGCGGCAAGTCCGAGGAGGTCGTGGGACGCGCGATCTCGAACAGCCGGTCGAACTGGGTGCTCGCGACCAAGCTCGCCAACCCGATCGGCGACGATCCCAACCATGGCGGGCTGTCGCGGCGCTGGGTGTTCCAGGCCGCAGACGAAAGCCTGAAGCGGCTCGGCACCGACTACATCGACGTCTACTACCTGCACAAGGAAGACCACGCGACGCCGCTCGACGAGACGGTGCGCGCGATGGGCGACCTGATCCGCGCCGGCAAGGTGCGCTATTTCGGCGTCTCCAACTACCGCGCCTGGCGCGTCGCCGAGATCTGCAACATCTGCGACCGGCTCGGCATCGACCGTCCCGTCGCGAGCCAGCCCTATTACAATGCGATGAACCGGATGCCGGAGGTCGAGCATTTCCCGGCCTGCGCCTATTACGGCCTCGGCATCGTGCCCTACAGCCCGCTGGCGCGCGGCGTGCTGACCGGCAAATACGCACCCGATGCCGCGCCACCTGCCGACACGCGCGCCGGCCGCAACGACAAGCGCATGATGCAGACCGAGTGGCGGCCGGAATCGCTGCAGCTCGCGCAGGAAATCAAGTGCCACGCCGAGAGCCACGGCATCACCGCCGGACAGTTCGCCGTGTCGTGGGTGCTGAACTCGTCGTTCGTCAGCGCGGTCATTGCGGGACCGCGCACCGAAGCGCAATGGGACGATTACATCCGCGCGCTCGATTATCGCTTCACCGCCGAGGACGAAGCCCTGATCGACCGCCTCGTCGTCGCCGGCCATCCCTCGACGCCGGGCTTCAACGATCCCGCCTATCCGATCGAGGGGCGTCGGGCGCGGACCGGATAG
- a CDS encoding lytic murein transglycosylase, with protein sequence MRATGTSRTRLCSASLIALALLLPGATQAQSAGNGLTNLIDSIFSPNAATPPQAATGQDGAAPPWSGEDGASGHPLMTAAAIRQAASDFPNCVAAMWPDAARRNITQQNFERFTAGLQPDLRIMDLLDSQPEFTKAIWDYLDILVSDTRLARGREILVKYKPQFDATEKAYGVDRYIIAAIWGIESNYSTQMGDRSVVQSTATLACIGRRQAYFKDEFLSALEILNRGDLRPEQMRGSWAGAFGPTQFMPTAFKRYAVDGDGDGRRDVVDDPSDLIASTANNLKKDGWQTGASWGYEVVLPQGLNYMLADRAKAMPLSQWEQLGVKRPGGQPFPRPSDKAYLLAPAGAEGPGFLMLQNFRVIMKYNPAEAYALAIGHFADRLRGGQPFVQPWPRQERVLSRAERLELQQLLAQRGFYKGTPDGQFGGQTREALRGFQVSIGAPADGFATSEVLERLRGR encoded by the coding sequence ATGCGCGCGACCGGAACATCAAGGACCAGGCTTTGCAGCGCGAGCCTGATCGCGCTGGCCCTGCTGCTGCCGGGCGCGACGCAAGCCCAATCGGCCGGCAACGGCCTGACCAACCTGATCGACAGCATCTTCTCTCCGAACGCCGCGACGCCGCCGCAGGCCGCAACCGGACAGGACGGCGCAGCGCCGCCCTGGAGCGGAGAAGACGGCGCCTCCGGCCATCCTTTGATGACGGCTGCCGCGATCCGCCAGGCCGCATCCGACTTCCCGAACTGCGTCGCGGCGATGTGGCCGGATGCCGCGCGGCGCAACATCACCCAGCAAAATTTCGAGCGCTTCACCGCGGGCCTGCAGCCCGACCTGCGCATCATGGATTTGCTGGATTCGCAGCCGGAATTCACCAAGGCGATCTGGGACTATCTGGACATTCTCGTCAGCGACACCAGGCTCGCCAGGGGCCGCGAGATCCTTGTGAAGTACAAGCCGCAGTTCGACGCGACCGAGAAGGCGTATGGCGTCGATCGCTACATCATCGCAGCGATCTGGGGCATCGAGTCGAACTACTCGACCCAGATGGGCGACCGCAGCGTGGTGCAGTCGACCGCGACGCTCGCCTGCATCGGCCGCCGCCAGGCCTATTTCAAGGACGAGTTCCTGTCGGCGCTGGAAATTCTCAACCGCGGCGATCTCAGGCCCGAACAAATGCGCGGCTCCTGGGCCGGCGCGTTCGGCCCGACCCAATTCATGCCGACCGCGTTCAAGCGCTACGCTGTCGACGGCGATGGCGATGGCCGCCGCGACGTCGTCGACGATCCGAGCGACCTGATCGCCTCGACCGCCAACAATCTGAAGAAGGACGGCTGGCAGACCGGCGCGAGCTGGGGCTACGAGGTGGTGCTGCCGCAGGGCCTGAACTACATGCTGGCCGACCGCGCCAAGGCGATGCCGCTGTCGCAATGGGAGCAACTCGGCGTCAAGCGGCCGGGCGGCCAGCCGTTTCCGCGGCCGTCCGACAAGGCCTATCTGCTGGCGCCCGCCGGTGCCGAAGGTCCGGGCTTCCTGATGCTGCAGAATTTCCGGGTGATCATGAAGTACAACCCGGCCGAAGCCTATGCGCTCGCCATCGGCCATTTCGCCGATCGCCTGCGCGGCGGCCAGCCCTTCGTGCAGCCCTGGCCGCGCCAGGAACGGGTGCTGTCACGCGCCGAACGGCTGGAATTGCAGCAGCTGCTCGCCCAGCGCGGCTTCTACAAAGGCACGCCCGACGGCCAGTTCGGCGGCCAGACCCGCGAGGCGCTGCGCGGCTTCCAGGTGTCGATCGGGGCGCCGGCCGACGGTTTCGCCACATCAGAGGTGCTGGAGCGGCTGCGGGGGCGGTAG
- a CDS encoding NADH:flavin oxidoreductase/NADH oxidase family protein, which produces MSPFDSLTLPNGSTVPNRIAKAAMEENMADAGHLPSAELLRLYQAWAEGGAGLIITGNVMIDRRAMTGPGGVVLEDGTPLEAFRNWTRIGRARGAQIWLQLSHPGRQMMKNMGQQTLAPSAVALDLGKHSNLFAMPRAMTEHDIDEVIARFVTAAKLAEQAGFSGVQIHAAHGYLISQFLSPLSNRRTDRWGGSLQNRARLLIETVKAVRAAVSPGFSVAVKLNSADFQRGGFDAADAKTVVEMLNELPVDLVELSGGSYEAPAMQGDARDGRTLAREAYFLDFARDIAGVARMPVMVTGGIRRIGIVQQVLDSGVAIAGIATALAVRPDLPNAWRSGEDLRPEVAPIRWKSKPLASLAAMAVVKFQLRRLSRGGTANPNVSPLKALVLAQLRTASLTRKYRRWIASSAAATAASRGTSVLSRANARAVGMPR; this is translated from the coding sequence ATGTCGCCGTTCGATTCCCTCACTCTGCCCAACGGAAGCACCGTTCCCAACCGCATCGCCAAGGCGGCGATGGAGGAGAACATGGCTGATGCCGGGCATCTCCCGTCCGCCGAACTGCTGCGCCTCTATCAGGCCTGGGCCGAGGGCGGCGCCGGCCTCATCATCACCGGCAATGTCATGATCGATCGCCGCGCCATGACCGGACCGGGTGGCGTCGTGCTGGAGGACGGCACGCCGCTTGAGGCGTTCCGAAACTGGACCCGGATTGGCCGGGCCAGGGGCGCGCAAATCTGGCTGCAGCTCAGTCATCCGGGGCGGCAGATGATGAAAAACATGGGCCAGCAGACCCTGGCGCCCTCGGCGGTGGCGCTCGATCTCGGCAAGCATTCGAATCTGTTTGCGATGCCGAGGGCGATGACCGAGCACGACATCGACGAGGTGATCGCGCGCTTCGTCACAGCCGCGAAACTCGCAGAGCAGGCCGGCTTCTCCGGCGTGCAGATCCATGCGGCGCATGGCTATCTGATCAGCCAGTTCCTGTCGCCCTTGAGCAACCGGCGCACCGACCGCTGGGGCGGCTCGCTGCAAAACAGGGCGCGTCTCTTGATCGAAACCGTCAAGGCCGTCCGCGCCGCGGTGTCGCCGGGCTTCTCGGTCGCGGTCAAATTGAACTCGGCCGATTTCCAGCGCGGCGGCTTCGATGCAGCCGATGCGAAGACGGTCGTCGAGATGCTGAATGAATTGCCCGTGGATCTGGTGGAACTGTCGGGCGGCAGCTACGAGGCGCCGGCGATGCAAGGCGATGCACGCGACGGCCGCACGCTGGCGCGCGAGGCCTATTTCCTCGACTTCGCGCGCGATATCGCAGGGGTCGCCAGGATGCCGGTCATGGTCACCGGCGGCATTCGCCGCATCGGCATCGTGCAACAGGTGCTTGACAGCGGCGTCGCCATCGCGGGTATCGCCACCGCGCTTGCCGTCAGGCCGGATTTGCCGAATGCGTGGCGTAGCGGCGAGGATCTGCGGCCAGAAGTCGCGCCCATCCGCTGGAAGAGCAAGCCACTGGCCTCGCTTGCCGCCATGGCCGTCGTGAAATTCCAGCTGCGGCGGTTGAGCCGGGGCGGCACGGCCAATCCGAACGTTTCGCCGCTGAAGGCGTTGGTTCTCGCCCAGTTGCGCACGGCGTCGCTCACCCGCAAATATCGCCGCTGGATCGCGTCATCGGCCGCCGCAACGGCTGCGTCTCGCGGCACGTCGGTTTTGTCACGCGCGAACGCGCGGGCCGTCGGGATGCCTCGGTAG
- the galU gene encoding UTP--glucose-1-phosphate uridylyltransferase GalU, with translation MKIRKAVFPVAGLGTRVLPATKAMPKEMLTIVDKPLIQYVVDEAREAGIEHFVFVTGRNKGVIEDHFDRMFELDTTLAQRGKKTEQDILAQNQPEAGAMSFTRQQSPLGLGHAVWCARDIVGNEPFAVVLPDELVLNTPGCLKQMIDAANKLGDKSNVIAVEAVPDELTHQYGICGVGKRTGNIFEVDGMVEKPQQGTAPSNLSITGRYILQPEIFNILATQERGAGGEIQLTDAMIGLAKTQKFYGVEFEGERHDCGSKPGFLRANIAFGLKRPELRDGLIAEMKKYLEK, from the coding sequence ATGAAGATCCGCAAAGCCGTATTTCCCGTCGCCGGTCTCGGCACCCGCGTGCTGCCCGCCACCAAGGCAATGCCGAAGGAGATGCTGACGATCGTCGACAAGCCTCTGATCCAGTACGTGGTGGATGAGGCCCGTGAGGCCGGCATCGAGCACTTCGTGTTCGTCACCGGCCGCAACAAAGGCGTCATCGAGGATCACTTCGACCGCATGTTCGAGCTCGACACCACGCTCGCGCAACGCGGCAAGAAGACCGAGCAGGACATCCTGGCGCAGAACCAGCCTGAAGCCGGCGCGATGAGCTTCACCCGGCAGCAATCGCCGCTCGGGCTCGGCCACGCGGTGTGGTGCGCGCGCGACATCGTCGGCAACGAGCCGTTCGCGGTGGTGTTGCCGGACGAGCTGGTGCTGAACACGCCGGGCTGCCTGAAGCAGATGATCGACGCCGCCAACAAGCTCGGCGACAAGTCGAACGTGATCGCGGTCGAGGCGGTGCCCGACGAGCTCACCCATCAATACGGCATCTGCGGCGTCGGAAAACGCACCGGCAACATCTTCGAGGTCGACGGCATGGTCGAGAAGCCGCAGCAGGGCACCGCGCCGTCCAACCTGTCGATCACCGGGCGCTACATCCTGCAGCCGGAAATCTTCAACATCCTGGCCACGCAGGAGCGCGGCGCCGGCGGCGAGATCCAGCTCACCGACGCGATGATCGGGCTTGCCAAGACGCAGAAGTTCTACGGCGTCGAGTTCGAGGGCGAGCGCCACGATTGCGGCTCCAAGCCCGGCTTCCTGCGCGCCAACATCGCCTTCGGCCTCAAGCGCCCCGAGCTGCGCGACGGCCTGATCGCCGAGATGAAGAAGTATCTGGAGAAGTAG